The nucleotide sequence AGCAACCGGATCAGGGGCTTGGCCAGAATCAGATTGATCTTGCGGTTGGATGATGCGGACATGATTCTTGATCTCCCCTGATAAACCTAGCTAGCACGGCTTAATTCGACTCGATAGCGTTCCTTTTTGGTGACTTGAATCGACCCGATGGTCAGGTGGCCCCGCTGTTTGAGCGTCACTAAGTCCCCAGTTTTCAGGAGATGACTTGGTTGGTTAATCGGCTGCCAGTTGACCCGCACCGCACCGCCATTGATCATCTCTACCATTTTGCTCCGGGACATTCCAAATCCGGCTGAGGCTAAGGCATCTAAGCGCAGTGAAGCTTCCACAGTGGTTAGGGTTTTAATCTGGGGAGGTCTGACCCGAAGTTCCTGCCAGGCCTGGGGTTGGGCATTAACTGGCACTGTACGAACCTGTTTCACCTGGCCCAAGGAGATGTCTAAACCTGGGACGAGAATCACCTGTGCGCCCCGATCTCCAAGGAGGATAATGTCACCAATCTGATCCGTGG is from Synechococcus sp. PCC 6312 and encodes:
- a CDS encoding photosystem II S4 domain protein, whose protein sequence is MPSHHELLEEAQFPQALKQILNQSEQAFKTWEVVVTDFLDPLVRLEAIAALNQLTDLHYQAWGGYPQAERQRMVLARTDIPLDQSNIGLELWAIAGNFLFDPPTDTDFHQALIMAGIPTDQIGDIILLGDRGAQVILVPGLDISLGQVKQVRTVPVNAQPQAWQELRVRPPQIKTLTTVEASLRLDALASAGFGMSRSKMVEMINGGAVRVNWQPINQPSHLLKTGDLVTLKQRGHLTIGSIQVTKKERYRVELSRAS